The segment tattcctgagtctaactcaggatgccaaatcaggagacaagcacattctcatcaattttcaatcattcgagaccaattttgcttttaattatccagttcttttagaccacctttctcctgaagccagccttatggctattcacttcactttagcataagcccccaagaaggtgaacaaaatgaggaaacgattggttaaagttggcgtttgaaattctgaaacatgtccaccattcccttcacccatgcccgcccctcttagaagtagtactttcagattatttaagagtcgatgcttctatgtggattttgtcatctgtcctttataacagctagtaggtttaatttgactctattttaagcatatattgacctatgctaattatctgttaaaataaattccactctttgagttaataaagtgtgtttgtcatggaagacccattgaagtaagaagctgaggagcccttatggtaaagtgggacaagaaataataagacataataatttccccatgcaaatcaacaaccatagcttcaaaaatatcctgacccacaacaagtattggacaggccatgtttctctcactccctaaaaaattggctcgggaaggagtatgagatctcccatagctctcccaaggctcattattctccatcactccacaggaacagcctgtcagagaagagtgaaagaccatttgtcaacctctcttcaactccctgattctagccaaacttcatcaatctcaagtgaggagccagagagaaatcaaaccccatatatccagcatcattgtctactggagtcaaaaatcacaattccactacccaccccaacaccactggccctgtttctcccaattgctttttattgtgttttttaaaaaatcctctttccctatccctgcaacaccgagaaggaggaattatagtagataaatatgaagcatggagatcctttaaaaatgtttttaataataaatgagaaaatgaaaaggaaagggttgggaaggaaggagggaatacaaatgccagggaaatgttcagttttgcttttaaagatgttaacactcatttatacatctgcaagtcATTCCCCTTAAAgacaagttctatgagtgtgggtctggttgcatgaataaggataaaattacctttttagacgatgtttcccacatatcattcagagacccctgaagttaggtatccctcttgtagatgtccttgagatgctgctggacctgggaaagaggaaactgggatacgggtctatgccaaaaggtgcttctagttataggacagagaggaaaggggcagagggagaaaaacccgaagtctgagaatctggattgcagaagactaccgaggtcgtgggagaagggagagaaaacaaggatgaaaagcgaaaggggaagaggcatgaaatgttgtcaaatgtcaaaaggcatttggagagaagttgggaattgcattaagaaaaccactgcaaatctcatttcagaccatttagagatatgccccctgggaactgcgagctcaggctgtttagcatcaaacaaatggatccactccatccctaccctaattaaataaatcattcagtaattccactgggttaaagaaccaaaatattaaaaaccttcagggcctactcttgccaaatatgtcagggatcgtgtgtgtgtgtgtgtgtgttctgagacaccactactcttaaataggcagagctaagacttaggggactggcagattattgcaaaaagggcacggggaagagggactatgttgtgagcctgggaaagaagtttgtgtggggactgtgggcagtgaacgcattgggaacaatatggaaaactgggagctgccttggaatctacagggccgggtaagagaatgtccgaaagaaaaatgagcaggtgcgggatgtgtgcagagtcggagaagagtccaggccacccggagtggctccaggaacgacggacagccctcaaggcttttgggggcggtgggtactaatagaacccagtgtccggggtgcgccggggaggctgcaagcacggcgggagtggggcactggagggtgaggacgcgggagtgaggaagcaaagcctgggccgggcaggggcctcccagctgggcccggaggcagcagggggacaagggctaggagagggcatggcggcagcgcggcgggaagcgaggggcatccggacactcaccctgTTGGCCgtggccatctgccccacgatctcgatggccgtcctgctaaagtacctggcgtcgctgcccaccaccgtggtgcagccccgacggtcgcgcaggtcgatggacgatagcacgctctggatgaatttgggcaggtagttgcgctggccctcgaagaggccggtaggtcgccgcagacccccgccgccagccggccgccggtcctcgtagggcgcggtgggcactgtcaacaccgggatggggctcccctccgtggcgcctcctggccggtcctgctgaggctTCCGGGGCCGGAggcaatctgcagcctgccgggggcctccgcccaCCTGGCCACGCGCCAGGACTCCGCCTCGCAcccaggccccctctccggcaggtcggcaccctgcgccctgcacccgcccgcctggggactgcccgcccctcctctccgcgcggctgctcgctgactccctcggcggagattgcttctgccttcctgtaaagttttctcccgcccaacttctccgctgccagaccgcccgaggtgtcctcagtttctccccaagttggactcactttcggggtgtcccaaaagcctgattccagggcctgctagcccgaccccggtgacgcctgcacccgcgcctggccccagccttcacgcgcgatcgctgccctccggggcacaccctccgccagaaaacagccggcgggcggcgagactttgggcagagtccgggttcctctctggcgccaggcccgtctccctgtctccctgggagtgcgcagcctacacgcaccagtttctctttagaacaagcacggggagggatttgggagggggctgaaaccttttgccatcagcgaacagcctcagccaaaaataaccctggaaaggcgagctaagaatggttatctccttccagcgctgaaatcggaggctgggcgctgcatgtggggtttgtgtgtgtgtgtgtgtgtgtgtgtgtgtgtaccctcccaccccgaccatttgttgaagggaatcaccactgtcagacttcaatccaacaggacccactcgagccatccacactttccccagcctcctccaaaacagcacactttccagtatggataattctttttttttttttttttcacttgtttgtttgttgtggtggttgcaacagcagcaacacagacgacacatatttccctattcttctcgcccttctcaccctccctacccagctcctgccttagaaacaggcttggcctacactgtttctgtccacactgcctgaactcttccctgaattaatcgttttcaataggagggggctaaatcccttattagtgccctaccaggagtgaatgaataaagccaagttaaaggggaactgggtaccacatactgtgctaggttcctttgcatgtatcctttcattctgctggagctaaagatgttctgcctcctctccataaaatgcacccaaactccaaaaccaggaaattctccatagaaaataggagtgaagagagacaagactaacaggataaaccccaaacaggaagaaagttttgtctcccatttcgctcaaggaatttttggacccaccaaggctactgtcctgaaagatcctgctgcttctccttccccaaatattgtccacttcctgagagtaaggctgacttgccgcaggcttataaagtgtttggtcacagtaagacaactgtgagtaataacacacattgtatactgttttgcaattgataaaaggctttgcatctgttttttctttggaggctgaagaaaagaataatggtattcacgcagttcccattttacagatgaaaacaagaggactttttctgtgaagtcaggaaaggggttacaatggtactttctgcctgtccgaattatgtattgcccctcccctttctattaataacattgaagtgtgatgggacaaccactgaagccgtcagatgaaacctgctgggactttttagccattctcttcaacataaagaatgggtgtttttggagggggtgagaggaatggggaaatgttgtcaaagagtacaatgttttagttgagacaggaagaatacattttgttgagatctacagcacagcatggtgactgtagttaacaatgaagtattgtgtatttcaaaattgctaagacaataaatttcaaatgttctcaccacaaaaaagataggttttgaggtgatgaatctattaattctctggatttaattattccacaatgtatacatatatcataacatcacattttacctccgtaaatacatacaattttaatttgtcaattaacaattttttaaaagaatagtgtggccagttggggaggtagtttttttttttttcctctagtctctactcagtctccaagatcccattccccataaagttcctgtcacccaggtggagtgcagtggcacaatcatggctcactgcaccctctccctcttgggctcaagcgatcctcccgcctacaggtacatgccaccacgcccagctaatttttgtagcttttgtagacatggggtttcaccatgttgcctaggctggtctcgaactcctcagctcaatcaatctgcccactttagcctcccacagtgctgggattacaggtgggagccaccaagcccaacccataaagttcctaactttttatctccctgggagtgcacagcctacacacaccagtttctctttagaacatacttaagagtcttggcttagcatccaacagacagaactttaacacttctacggatctgtgcacctgtctatggtgtggggtttttaagatctctttctaatgacactttattttgcaaagcaggacagtttcattcccagaagagcaggtatggtaaatcctttgttccagtaatgaagacaatgatccaaaccctaagcctcagagaagcccagaaaccctccaggcctccatctctctgctcctagcacctgcctctctcttgacatcaacatcattctcccctctcacagcccagctccttccacagacccagggattaggcaccagcacctcagactagattttagagaattaccattcaagaggcaatcctcttcccttggttccaatttccaggttctcaaagactggaacagggctagtttgaggcaatgtgccccatcgcatagccagaaagaaccttacagtgaaaaggaaaacaattcttccaaagtaagggggtgctgatccccagagggaggacagatgggcaaccaaacagtaaccgggccaccacatgcttcacactcactgatcaaggatttctaaaaccacttttcttttctctgaatttatataggattttgtatcactcataaaggaatgtcttataggctgataacacctttctattcatgcttacacttaacgtttaggctaggataatttcctaacctcagtgtcctcactataagatgggaattattataatccctacctcataaattgttgggaggattaaaatacttagtaaagtgcctgactaatagaaaggcattcaataaatgttagctattcatggtgtcatcatctttatatttaccattattactaatctcctgtattgcaagaattacagtttatatttttgtagaccatcactgtagctaaagggtctttgggccataggtgatattccataaaggttggttaaattgatctgtggtttttgactatggaaactcagaactccctcaaaatgtacaaaacagatttacctgctaaataaatctcttcaaagctgaccccaggtttgattgaattaattccaatgaatttgtcacaatgatggagaaaggaaacttagagggccccacagtggtttgctggtaaaatgagaagtttggattagatcaatgtttcccaaaatattttcctcagaatgttagtgcccctcaaatcctgcacaaagcaagagtttcatgaccaagtagcttttaaaactcctgtacactctactcccattcttcacaatgcacactttcatattaaaagttctgagaggtcctcaacagaagacatcacttaactttttttttttttttttaagacagattctcactctgtcacccaggctggagtacagtggccaccactcctggcctaaaaattttttaacctggtgcttcccaatctaaactcacagggaccagttttcttaatgaaagagaatcagactagcttgtaaccatagctggtgacactcccctgccccattccttgtatgtcctcagtggactaggtcaggaataaataaattttcctgattctcaagggctggtcactcctttgcactgagctcaaagcttctctgtagcatgggtcacaatgaatggtagccctgatagtctagagtagcctttcagccttctctgagcctctaaagactgaggatccttggcatgaaatggagcaactgatatacccttgcttcccctggggactctcttgctctcaaaaaggcatcagccatcatctccatctagagaatatactagctgactcagcttgaccagcctgtcccaaaatgagaatctgggtaaaataagcattgaaacacttcattccttgtagattcacaaaacatattagcatattaaagactatgaagttctgcaggaaaaaaaaaacctacttaactttaatccaacattgccaagttttatttgaccatggaagatttttccaaaacacttacaaacagatcaaggacattaatctttcatgaaacactagatccccagggtcctctccagctacatcattctgtgattttcttttttatttatgatgcattaaaagattaatctctatcagacttccatttagaaattcaccagaatgtgcaaaggcagcaggtaaaattgctgaagggtattataaaaataccctccagtgatttttgaaacttaaactgaaatatttatataactatatatttcagtttgtatattatatatatatatgtatatacacacatatatatgtgtgtatatatatgtatatacacacatatatatgtatatacacacatatatatgtgtgtatatatattggtgtatgtatatctatatctatgtatatatggcattatatccattttacagatgcagaaactgagctttagagggggtgagcaattggtccaaagccacacagcacacaggtagtcattgataaaggtaaaaacaagagttgaagcctgaggtgtaaggacacagagacaagtacacaaatgtttacaagttacacatatgacacgtgcctttaacatgaatttcttgaacattcatttagaggccttacaatgaagacatcagagtggcagcaagttctgttggaatcaggggagcgtgttcttctataatcccctggctaacaggaaagcacactgatttggcccatggtagttatacactcccattgagtcaggggccacttctatgcacacaggaggtgctaaaaatatgctgttgactcattgcctctaagagcagaagaaatgccaaaagtataggacaagaggcagaaaagcacacggaaaaatgtcgtagggcagtcctctgaggaagtgttagatccctttgaaatctgtccaaacactttcttgtgctggggaaagtcaattacatatttcaagcaaccccacatgtcatacgagtatcttgtacgtgtttgtgtactcgtgtctgtgaacttacatctcagacttcaacttctcgctccccacccttatcaatgactgcctgcatggccttgggcaagttgctttccctcttcaaagctcagtttctgcatctataaaatggacataatgctacctacctcatggggttagtgatcacatttaaggagctaatatgtggaaattgcttacacagtac is part of the Pan paniscus chromosome 13, NHGRI_mPanPan1-v2.0_pri, whole genome shotgun sequence genome and harbors:
- the LOC134728682 gene encoding phosphoglucomutase-like protein 5 — its product is KTSQIGCGLLTAASKEKTDAKPFINCKTVYNVCYYSQLSYCDQTLYKPAASQPYSQEVDNIWGRRSSRIFQDSSLDCLRPRKPQQDRPGGATEGSPIPVLTVPTAPYEDRRPAGGGGLRRPTGLFEGQRNYLPKFIQSVLSSIDLRDRRGCTTVVGSDARYFSRTAIEIVGQMATANRIGRLIIGQNGSLSTPAVSCIIRKIKAAGGIILTASHCPGGPGGEFGVKFNVANGGMWFSICLNNHDFFPLILL